A DNA window from Daucus carota subsp. sativus chromosome 3, DH1 v3.0, whole genome shotgun sequence contains the following coding sequences:
- the LOC108211996 gene encoding F-box/kelch-repeat protein At3g23880 — protein sequence MKNVNFYIPDEVWEQIFLREPVETLIRWKCVCKKWNRIISDKSFIKDYGLHQKTSQNTRKYLLLNYCDRKIDSALPSPFNYRDHPRLHRLRIGHYDSCYSAGLIDRNSSYNVLEYYNDIFCRDLTRCCLEVYGICDGLLCLAVHANYLRDDFPIFLYNPFIRKGKKLIPPRRAGADNFTLFVSLCFGFHDDDYKVLRVLAFQNRYEIYVYSLNTDSWKFVKAEVNIEDGGSLEKFNVLPYPKARLVKGVAYFIQGNRIISYDLDDEKIRKIQLPGDMSSATHVIMEEYGESIALIGSNAQFYNTYNVWAIGYGVVMWVLKQSDNSNIWEKKFDIRGGGINKHRWILYPVVQAMGGFVNNNELVMRKWKIYGDKYLHREYFLFNVETGFQKQISRPREQARGEF from the coding sequence ATGAAGAATGTGAACTTTTACATACCAGATGAAGTATGGGAACAGATTTTTTTACGCGAGCCAGTGGAGACACTTATACGATGGAAGTGTGTTTGTAAAAAATGGAACCGAATCATCAGCGACAAGTCCTTCATCAAAGACTATGGTCTCCATCAAAAAACATCCCAAAACACACGTAAATATTTACTCCTCAACTACTGTGATCGCAAAATAGATTCAGCCCTTCCGAGCCCTTTTAATTATCGGGATCATCCACGACTCCATCGACTTAGGATCGGGCACTATGATTCCTGCTACTCAGCAGGCCTCATCGATAGAAATTCATCATATAATGTTCTCGAATATTACAATGACATATTTTGCAGAGATCTCACTAGATGTTGTCTAGAGGTTTACGGTATTTGTGATGGTTTATTATGTTTGGCTGTTCATGCCAATTATTTACGCGATGATTTtcctatatttttatataatccgTTCATCAGAAAGGGGAAGAAACTAATTCCTCCTAGGCGTGCAGGTGCAGATAACTTCACATTGTTTGTTTCGTTGTGTTTCGGGTTTCACGATGATGATTACAAAGTACTCAGGGTTCTTGCATTTCAGAATAGGTACGAGATTTATGTTTATAGTCTGAACACCGATAGTTGGAAGTTTGTGAAAGCTGAGGTTAATATTGAAGATGGAGGGAGCttggaaaaatttaatgttCTGCCGTACCCTAAGGCCAGATTAGTAAAAGGTGTCGCGTATTTCATACAAGGTAACAGAATTATATCATATGATCTCGATGATGAGAAAATCAGGAAAATACAATTGCCGGGAGATATGAGTTCTGCTACCCATGTTATCATGGAAGAATACGGAGAATCAATAGCTCTAATCGGATCTAATGCTCAATTTTACAATACCTATAATGTCTGGGCTATTGGCTATGGTGTGGTGATGTGGGTACTGAAACAGAGTGACAACTCTAATATATGGGAAAAAAAGTTCGATATCAGAGGGGGAGGAATTAATAAGCATCGGTGGATCCTTTATCCTGTTGTGCAAGCTATGGGAGGCTTCGTTAATAACAATGAACTTGTGATGAGGAAGTGGAAGATTTACGGTGATAAATATCTGCATCGTGAGTATTTTCTGTTCAACGTAGAAACTggatttcaaaaacaaatttcaaGACCACGCGAACAAGCAAGAGGAGAATTTTAA
- the LOC135151753 gene encoding F-box/kelch-repeat protein At3g23880-like, with protein sequence MKTANYYIPDELWEQILLRQPVETLIRWKCVCKSWNRIISDKSFVKAYGLHQKTSENTRKYLLLDYDYSYYSAGLIDRKSYNVLGYYNDICCRDRSRYGLEVYGICDGLLCLAGRFYDICNDFPIFLYNPFIRKGKKLVPPRRAANYLCPVSLCFGFHDDDYKLVRVQSFWNLCEICIYSLNTDSWKSVKIEVNIEDEGNFRCIGILPYPKARLVNGVAYFIQHDIQGDRIISYDLDNEKTRKMQLPTDIGSVAHVIMEEYGESIALIGSTSQNINNGVDIGYDVAIDYGVAMWVLKQSDNSNVVFGWGE encoded by the coding sequence ATGAAGACTGCGAACTATTACATACCAGATGAATTGTGGGAACAGATCCTTTTACGGCAGCCAGTGGAGACACTTATACGATGGAAGTGTGTTTGTAAATCATGGAATCGAATCATTAGCGACAAGTCCTTCGTCAAAGCCTATGGTCTCCATCAAAAAACATCCGAAAACACGCGTAAGTATTTACTACTCGACTACGATTATTCCTACTACTCAGCAGGCCTCATTGATAGAAAATCATATAATGTTCTCGGATATTACAATGACATATGTTGCAGAGATCGCAGTAGATATGGTTTAGAGGTTTACGGTATTTGTGATGGTTTATTATGTTTGGCTGGTCGTTTCTATGATATATGCAATGATTttcctatttttttatataatccgTTCATCAGAAAAGGGAAGAAACTGGTTCCTCCTAGGCGTGCAGCTAACTACTTATGTCCTGTTTCTTTGTGTTTCGGGTTTCACGATGATGATTACAAACTAGTCAGGGTTCAATCATTTTGGAATCTGTGCGAAATTTGTATTTACAGTTTGAATACCGATAGTTGGAAGTCTGTGAAAATTGAGGTTAATATTGAAGATGAAGGTAACTTCAGATGTATTGGTATTTTGCCGTACCCCAAGGCCAGATTAGTAAACGGTGTCGCGTATTTCATACAACATGACATACAAGGTGACAGAATTATATCATATGATCTTGATAATGAGAAAACCCGAAAAATGCAATTGCCTACAGATATTGGTTCCGTTGCCCATGTTATCATGGAAGAATACGGAGAATCAATAGCTCTAATCGGATCTACTTCTCAAAATATCAATAATGGCGTGGATATTGGATATGACGTGGCTATTGACTATGGTGTGGCGATGTGGGTACTGAAACAGAGTGACAactctaatgttgtgtttggttggggtgaatga